The following proteins are encoded in a genomic region of Populus nigra chromosome 16, ddPopNigr1.1, whole genome shotgun sequence:
- the LOC133675803 gene encoding adenylate kinase 4-like gives MAGSAAAVAANLEDVPSLDLMSELLRRMKCSDKPDKRLILIGPPGSGKGTQSPIIKDEYCLCHLATGDMLRAAVAAKTPLGIKAKEAMEKGELVSDDLVVGIIDEAMKKPSCQKGFILDGFPRTVVQAQKLDDMLQKQGSKIDKVLNFAIDDAILEERITGRWIHPSSGRTYHTKFAPPKAPGADDVTGEPLIQRKDDTAAVLKSRLEAFHKQTEPVIDYYKKKGAVAELHAEKPPKEVTTEVKKVLSS, from the exons ATGGCAGGCAGTGCAGCAGCAGTAGCAGCAAACTTGGAAGATGTGCCATCACTGGATCTCATGAGTGAGCTCCTCCGTCGCATGAAGTGTTCTGACAAACCCGACAAGCGTCTCATACTCATCG GCCCTCCTGGATCTGGAAAAGGTACTCAATCACCAATCATTAAGGATGAGTACTGTCTATGCCACTTGGCTACTGGTGATATGTTGAGAGCTGCTGTTGCTGCTAAAACCCCTCTTGGCATCAAGGCTAAGGAGGCAATGGAAAAG GGGGAACTTGTTTCTGATGACTTGGTTGTTGGCATTATAGATGAAGCAATGAAGAAACCTTCATGTCAGAAAGGTTTCATTCTAGATGGATTTCCAAGGACTGTGGTCCAAGCACAGAAG CTTGATGACATGCTTCAAAAGCAGGGAAGTAAAATTGATAAGGTGCTGAATTTTGCAATTGATGATGCAATTTTGGAGGAGAGGATCACGGGTCGCTGGATCCATCCTTCTAGTGGTAGAACCTACCATACAAAATTTGCACCTCCCAAGGCTCCTGGTGCTGATGAT GTAACTGGAGAGCCTTTGATTCAACGCAAAGATGATACTGCCGCTGTTCTCAAGTCAAGGCTGGAGGCATTTCACAAGCAAACTGAACCG GTTATTGATTATTATAAGAAGAAAGGTGCTGTTGCAGAGCTTCATGCAGAGAAACCTCCAAAGGAGGTTACAACTGAGGTTAAGAAAGTGCTTTCCTCTTGA
- the LOC133675802 gene encoding probable aspartyl aminopeptidase produces the protein MANNNKEQEYCVASDLIEFLNASPTAFHAVEEAKRRLKNAGYEQVSERHDWKLEAGKRYFFTRNHSTILAFAIGKKYVAGNGFYIVGAHTDSPCLKLKPVSKVTKGGFLEVGVQTYGGGLWHTWFDRDLTVAGRVIVKEEKGGSVSYSHRLVRIEEPIMRVPTIAIHLERTVNTDGFKVNTQSQLLPVLATSIKAELNKAAAENGPVKSEEVQADGKKSDKGTISSKHHSLVLEMIANQIGCKVDDICDFELQACDTQPSVIAGAAKEFIFSGRLDNLCSSFCSLKALIDATSSESDLEDESGVRMVALFDHEEVGSDSAQGAGSPVMLDALSRITSSFNSDSKLLPKAIQKSFLVSADMAHALHPNYMDKHEENHQPKLHGGLVIKHNANQRYATNAITSFLFREIATKHNLPTQDFVVRNDMGCGSTIGPILASGVGIRTVDVGAPQLSMHSIREMCSVDDVKYSYEHFKAFFQDISHLDAKITVDM, from the exons ATGGCAAATAATAACAAAGAACAAGAATACTGCGTTGCCTCTGATCTCATCGAGTTCTTAAACGCTTCTCCAACAGCTTTTCATGCCGTCG AGGAGGCAAAGAGGagattgaagaatgcaggatACGAGCAAGTTTCAGAGAGACACGATTGGAAATTGGAAGCTGGAAAGCGTTATTTCTTCACCAGGAATCACTCTACCATCCTTGCCTTCGCTATTGGTAAAaa atatgTAGCAGGCAATGGATTTTATATAGTTGGTGCTCACACTGATAGTCCTTGTCTCAAGTTGAAGCCTGTTTCCAAG GTAACGAAAGGTGGGTTTTTGGAGGTTGGAGTTCAAACATATGGAGGTGGTTTGTGGCATACATGGTTCGACCGTGACTTGACAGTGGCAGGGAGGGTGAttgtaaaagaagaaaagggtggTTCGGTTTCCTACTCACATCGGCTAGTTAGAATTGAGGAACCCATTATGCGTGTCCCTACAATTGCAATTCACTTAGAGAG GACTGTTAATACTGATGGATTTAAGGTGAACACACAGAGTCAACTTCTTCCTGTCTTGGCAACATCAATTAAG GCAGAGCTCAATAAGGCCGCCGCTGAAAACGGTCCAGTTAAGAGTGAAGAAGTTCAAGCTGATGGGAAGAAATCTGATAAAGGAACGATTTCCTCAAAGCACCACTCACTTGTACTAGAG ATGATTGCAAATCAGATTGGGTGCAAAGTAGATGATATATGTGACTTTGAATTACAAGCATGCGATACTCAACCAAGTGTAATAGCTGGAGCTGCAAAGGAATTTATTTTCTCTGGAAGGCTCGATAACCTCTGCAGCTCATTCTGCTCTCTGAAG GCACTGATAGATGCAACATCTTCTGAAAGCGACCTTGAGGATGAGAGTGGTGTTAGGATGGTGGCATTGTTTGACCATGAAGAGGTAGGATCTGATTCAGCACAAGGAGCCGGGTCTCCTGTCATGTTAGATGCTCTGTCACGAATCACAAGCTCTTTCAACTCAGATTCCaag CTGCTTCCAAAGGCAATCCAGAAGAGTTTCCTTGTATCTGCTGACATGGCTCATGCCCTCCATCCTAATTATATG GACAAGCATGAAGAAAATCATCAGCCCAAGTTGCATGGTGGGCTTGTAATCAAACACAACGCGAATCAGCGCTACGCAACAAATGCAATCACTAGCTTTTTATTTAGGGAGATAGCAACGAAGCATAACCTTCCCACCCAG GATTTTGTGGTCCGAAATGACATGGGCTGTGGTTCAACTATCGGTCCAATCCTAGCTAGTGGTGTTGGGATTCGTACTGTTGACGTTGGTGCTCCACAACTATCGATGCACAGTATAAGAGAAATGTGTTCTGTTGATGATGTCAAGTATTCCTATGAGCATTTCAAGGCATTTTTCCAGGATATCTCTCATCTGGATGCTAAGATTACAGTTGATATGTAG
- the LOC133675193 gene encoding mitochondrial pyruvate carrier 1 isoform X2 codes for MAAYFRTFLNSPVGPKTTHFWGPVANWGLVTAGLVDIKKPPEMISGNMTGAMCVCSALLMRFAWMVQPRNYLLLACHASNETVQLYQLSRWAKGQGYLPSEKKEETRSQ; via the exons ATGGCTGCTTACTTCAGAACATTCTTGAACAGTCCCGTTGGTCCGAAGACAACTCACTTTTGGGGACCTGTTGCCAACTGGGGACTTGTTACTGCT GGGTTGGTGGATATAAAAAAACCCCCAGAAATGATTTCAGGAAATATGACGGGAG CTATGTGTGTTTGCTCGGCATTGCTTATGAGGTTTGCGTGGATGGTACAGCCTCGAAACTATCTACTTCTAGCATGCCATGCTTCAAATGAGACTGTGCAGCTCTATCAATTGTCCCGTTGGGCAAAGGGTCAGGG gTACTTGCCATCGGAGAAAAAGGAGGAAACTAGATCTCAGTAA
- the LOC133675192 gene encoding uncharacterized protein LOC133675192 isoform X1, protein MPRTTTLECPGCPPLRALTFDSLGLIKVIESRGERGIPQVVERWGDPDSSKCVLAASIDDCKKDPFLAVARKNGEVEVLNPLNGEIRVVFSNVVEDGVQPEDDAIAGLHLFKRERSTGSCALLTCTTKGNASMRSIGVDKSMADVANTSVTKTWKVCGSGNVLCSKVDGSENYAVFGGKGVEVNLWDLESSTKIWTAKPPPKNSLGIFTPTWFTCTTFLSNDDHRKFAAGTNIHQVRLYDISAQRRPVLSFDFRETAIKAVTEDQDGHTIYIGNGSGDLASFDMRTGKLLGCFIGKCSGSIRSMARHPELPVIASCGLDSYLRLWDIKTRQLLSAVFLKQHLTNVVFDSNFVDKEIAATTQNVDGIQTTEMQTEVEIGTLPVKRKKASKEKREKKKKSEEDEESAVTKSKKKGRKLKSENSDDA, encoded by the exons ATGCCGCGAACTACGACATTAGAGTGTCCTGGTTGCCCTCCACTTCGAGCTCTAACTTTTGACTCACTTGGTCTCATCAAAG TGATTGAGTCTCGTGGTGAAAGAGGAATACCTCAGGTTGTTGAAAGATGGGGTGATCCTGATTCCTCCAAATGCGTGCTTGCTGCTTCCATTGATGACTGTAAAAAAGACCCT ttTTTGGCTGTTGCAAGGAAAAATGGAGAG GTTGAAGTACTCAACCCTCTTAATGGGGAAATTcgtgttgtgttttctaatgtTGTCGAGGATGGTGTTCAACCTGAAGATGATGCTATTGCTGGTTTGCATTTAttcaagagagagagatcaaCTGG ATCATGTGCTTTGCTTACTTGTACAACAAAGGGAAATGCAAGCATGAGGTCCATTGGAGTTGATAAATCGATGGCTGATGTGGCCAATACCAGTGTAACAAAGACGTGGAAAGTTTGTGGTTCTGGCAATGTCTTGTGTTCTAAAGTGGATGGAAGTGAAAATTATGCTGTGTTTGGAGG GAAAGGTGTTGAAGTTAATCTATGGGACCTTGAGAGTTCTACTAAGATTTGGACTGCAAAACCT CCTCCTAAAAATAGCCTTGGAATATTCACCCCAACTTGGTTTACATGCACAACATTCCTGAGCAATGATGATCACCGTAAATTTGCAGCTGGCACCAACATTCATCAG GTCCGTTTATATGATATCTCTGCTCAGCGCAGACCTGTCCTGTCATTTGACTTCAGAGAGACCGCTATTAAGGCAGTCACTGAAGATCAAGATGGCCATACGATCTATATAGGAAATGGGTCTGGTGACCTTGCTTCCTTTGACATGCGAACAG gGAAATTATTAGGATGCTTTATAGGGAAGTGTTCTGGAAGTATTAGATCCATGGCTAGGCATCCGGAGCTACCTGTGATAGCATCATGTG gtTTGGATAGCTATTTGAGGTTGTGGGATATAAAGACTCGTCAACTTCTTTCTGCG GTTTTCCTGAAGCAGCACCTCACAAATGTTGTTTTTGATTCCAATTTTGTTGACAAAG AAATTGCGGCAACAACACAGAATGTGGATGGGATCCAAACTACTGAGATGCAAACTGAAGTTGAGATTGGAACATTGcctgtgaaaagaaagaaagcatctaaagaaaaaagggagaaaaagaagaaatctgaagaagatgaagaaagcgCGGTGAcgaaatccaagaaaaaaggCCGGAAGCTCAAAAGCGAGAATAGCGATGACGCCTGA
- the LOC133675193 gene encoding mitochondrial pyruvate carrier 1 isoform X1, whose protein sequence is MPKRLSLSHSLSHFASPIIFSFFGDLLSEVFGGKQLFSMAAYFRTFLNSPVGPKTTHFWGPVANWGLVTAGLVDIKKPPEMISGNMTGAMCVCSALLMRFAWMVQPRNYLLLACHASNETVQLYQLSRWAKGQGYLPSEKKEETRSQ, encoded by the exons ATGCCCAaacgtctctctctctcacactctctctctcattttgcttCTCCGATCATCTTCAGCTTCTTTGGCGATCTTCTTTCTG AGGTTTTTGGGGGGAAGCAGTTGTTTTCAATGGCTGCTTACTTCAGAACATTCTTGAACAGTCCCGTTGGTCCGAAGACAACTCACTTTTGGGGACCTGTTGCCAACTGGGGACTTGTTACTGCT GGGTTGGTGGATATAAAAAAACCCCCAGAAATGATTTCAGGAAATATGACGGGAG CTATGTGTGTTTGCTCGGCATTGCTTATGAGGTTTGCGTGGATGGTACAGCCTCGAAACTATCTACTTCTAGCATGCCATGCTTCAAATGAGACTGTGCAGCTCTATCAATTGTCCCGTTGGGCAAAGGGTCAGGG gTACTTGCCATCGGAGAAAAAGGAGGAAACTAGATCTCAGTAA
- the LOC133676085 gene encoding O-fucosyltransferase 37 — MAKSRNIKNPIFTLTPSPVYHLLSASPFTSLLFSPKKSPRNYNKLLTPPTLCLISLLVSLTLFGVSILGFTSNSHDSLPCSLNSPSSLSFPSMSISSMLLTSLSSVVPKNVEDEPRMAKSLMAPLPLQPVTGNLSKEEKEFWEQPDGEGYKPCLDFSLKYRKASARISKERRRFLVVVASGGLNQQRNQIVDAVVIARILEAALVVPVLQVNPIWGDESEFSEIFNVEHFKRVLRADVRIVSSLPSTHLMSRQSIENQIPYDVSPYWIRARFSRLLNEEGLLILKALDSKLSKNLPPDLQKLRCKVAFHALRFAAPIQDLGNRLSKRMWIEGPYIALHLRLEKDIWVRSGCLSSLGPEYDKIIARSRESQPEYLTGRLNMNHVRRRLAGLCPLSALEIARFLKALGAPSTARIYIAGGEPFGGSLALQPLIAEFPNVITKEILARGGELSPFIKKASALAAIDYIISLSSNVFIPSHGGNFGRVMQGHRAYAGHKKHIRPNKRAMLPVFENSTFEFGSIIRTLHKKSQGQPEPRTNKRDRDVIAYPVPECMCKHRTPIF; from the exons ATGGCGAAATCAAGAAACATCAAGAACCCAATCTTTACACTGACCCCATCACCAGTTTATCACTTGCTCTCTGCCTCTCCATtcacttctcttcttttctctcccaAGAAAAGCCCGAGGAACTACAACAAACTCTTGACACCACCAACTCTATGCTTAATTTCACTTCTTGTTTCCTTGACTCTCTTTGGAGTTTCCATTCTTGGCTTCACATCCAATTCTCATGATTCACTTCCATGCTCTCTAAACTCTCCatcttctctttcatttccttctATGTCCATTTCGTCAATGCTTTTGACCTCCCTTTCTTCTGTTGTTCCCAAGAATGTGGAAGATGAGCCAAGAATGGCAAAGAGTTTAATGGCGCCATTACCACTGCAGCCCGTTACTGGCAATTTGTCAAAAGAGGAGAAAGAGTTTTGGGAGCAACCGGATGGAGAAGGGTACAAGCCATGCTTGGATTTTAGTCTCAAGTATCGAAAGGCATCTGCGAGAATTTCAAAGGAGAGAAGGAGGTTCTTGGTGGTGGTAGCCTCCGGGGGGTTGAACCAGCAGAGGAATCAGATTGTTGATGCTGTTGTCATTGCAAGAATTCTTGAAGCAGCTTTGGTTGTTCCTGTTTTGCAGGTTAATCCAATTTGGGGCGATGAGAG TGAATTCTCGGAGATTTTCAATGTTGAGCATTTCAAGAGAGTTTTACGAGCTGATGTACGAATTGTATCGTCCCTTCCCTCCACACATTTGATGTCAAGGCAGTCCATTGAAAACCAAATTCCTTATGATGTTTCACCATATTGGATTCGTGCCAGGTTCTCCAGACTG CTGAATGAAGAAGGCCTTCTTATACTAAAAGCATTAGACTCCAAACTTTCCAAGAATCTCCCCCCCGATCTGCAGAAGCTGCGATGCAAG GTAGCTTTCCATGCATTGAGATTTGCGGCACCAATACAGGATCTCGGGAACAGGCTTTCAAAGAGAATGTGGATTGAAGGTCCGTATATTGCCCTCCATCTCAGGTTAGAGAAGGATATCTGGGTCAGAAGTGGATGTCTCAGCAGTTTAGGCCCAGAATATGACAAAATCATCGCCAGATCACGGGAGTCTCAACCTGAATACCTTACAGGAAGGTTGAACATGAACCATGTCCGGCGAAGACTTGCTGGCCTATGTCCCCTTAGTGCACTAGAAATTGCAAG GTTTTTAAAGGCTTTAGGAGCACCAAGCACTGCTCGAATATACATTGCTGGAGGAGAGCCATTTGGTGGCAGCCTGGCTCTGCAACCACTGATTGCCGAATTCCCAAACGTAATAACAAAGGAGATATTGGCAAGAGGAGGTGAACTGTCACCATTTATCAAGAAGGCCTCAGCTCTGGCTGCTATAGACTACATCATCTCATTAAGCAGCAATGTCTTTATACCTTCCCATGGAGGAAACTTCGGTCGAGTCATGCAG GGTCACCGTGCTTATGCTGGTCATAAGAAACACATAAGGCCTAACAAGCGAGCCATGCTTCCTGTATTCGAAAACTCCACCTTCGAATTCGGAAGCATCATCAGGACGCTGCACAAGAAATCTCAGGGCCAACCTGAGCCGAGGACTAACAAGAGAGACCGAGATGTGATTGCATATCCAGTTCCTGAATGTATGTGCAAGCACCGAACACCAATTTTTTGA
- the LOC133675192 gene encoding uncharacterized protein LOC133675192 isoform X2 — protein sequence MPRTTTLECPGCPPLRALTFDSLGLIKVIESRGERGIPQVVERWGDPDSSKCVLAASIDDCKKDPFLAVARKNGEVEVLNPLNGEIRVVFSNVVEDGVQPEDDAIAGLHLFKRERSTGSCALLTCTTKGNASMRSIGVDKSMADVANTSVTKTWKVCGSGNVLCSKVDGSENYAVFGGKGVEVNLWDLESSTKIWTAKPPPKNSLGIFTPTWFTCTTFLSNDDHRKFAAGTNIHQVRLYDISAQRRPVLSFDFRETAIKAVTEDQDGHTIYIGNGSGDLASFDMRTGKLLGCFIGKCSGSIRSMARHPELPVIASCGLDSYLRLWDIKTRQLLSAVFLKQHLTNVVFDSNFVDKGWCSLSLHGLG from the exons ATGCCGCGAACTACGACATTAGAGTGTCCTGGTTGCCCTCCACTTCGAGCTCTAACTTTTGACTCACTTGGTCTCATCAAAG TGATTGAGTCTCGTGGTGAAAGAGGAATACCTCAGGTTGTTGAAAGATGGGGTGATCCTGATTCCTCCAAATGCGTGCTTGCTGCTTCCATTGATGACTGTAAAAAAGACCCT ttTTTGGCTGTTGCAAGGAAAAATGGAGAG GTTGAAGTACTCAACCCTCTTAATGGGGAAATTcgtgttgtgttttctaatgtTGTCGAGGATGGTGTTCAACCTGAAGATGATGCTATTGCTGGTTTGCATTTAttcaagagagagagatcaaCTGG ATCATGTGCTTTGCTTACTTGTACAACAAAGGGAAATGCAAGCATGAGGTCCATTGGAGTTGATAAATCGATGGCTGATGTGGCCAATACCAGTGTAACAAAGACGTGGAAAGTTTGTGGTTCTGGCAATGTCTTGTGTTCTAAAGTGGATGGAAGTGAAAATTATGCTGTGTTTGGAGG GAAAGGTGTTGAAGTTAATCTATGGGACCTTGAGAGTTCTACTAAGATTTGGACTGCAAAACCT CCTCCTAAAAATAGCCTTGGAATATTCACCCCAACTTGGTTTACATGCACAACATTCCTGAGCAATGATGATCACCGTAAATTTGCAGCTGGCACCAACATTCATCAG GTCCGTTTATATGATATCTCTGCTCAGCGCAGACCTGTCCTGTCATTTGACTTCAGAGAGACCGCTATTAAGGCAGTCACTGAAGATCAAGATGGCCATACGATCTATATAGGAAATGGGTCTGGTGACCTTGCTTCCTTTGACATGCGAACAG gGAAATTATTAGGATGCTTTATAGGGAAGTGTTCTGGAAGTATTAGATCCATGGCTAGGCATCCGGAGCTACCTGTGATAGCATCATGTG gtTTGGATAGCTATTTGAGGTTGTGGGATATAAAGACTCGTCAACTTCTTTCTGCG GTTTTCCTGAAGCAGCACCTCACAAATGTTGTTTTTGATTCCAATTTTGTTGACAAAGGTTGGTGTTCCCTTTCTTTGCACGGGCTTGGATAG